Proteins encoded in a region of the Falco rusticolus isolate bFalRus1 chromosome 10, bFalRus1.pri, whole genome shotgun sequence genome:
- the SPTY2D1 gene encoding protein SPT2 homolog isoform X3, with the protein MDFHNILVMASEQQGLNSVPKRYSLAVGPPKKVPKVKGVESAAVQAFLKRQEEEKRKKALEERRKKEELLAKRIELKHDRKARAMASRTKDNFYGYNGIPIEEKFKKKRSCENITQAPEAEYATEDDTEQLEYSQTESEHEQEEHEEKPSKLAVKPKAPPKSAPAPLNFAELLRLAEKKQYEPVEIKVVKKVEERPRTAEELREREYLGRKNKRVDMHKKSEKEIKSTGLSSSSKKVTSHKESVNAKLNRSSMDKHSALKGSLLSTSGTDRKSKAPALAEKHLRSSSSSRIDQMEKASQNGSLKSSTGGNHSKLPVNGTGKSGSSSQVPPSKPAANGAQRIPSAKESSLKKSAHAKSGSASALQHGINSNAKRSGSSLGKGGPGHPGGRSGAGPGRPSSNAGVGPGRPGSSSSLGPERLGSGSGMGPGRLAGSSSTGLGRLGSSLSTGPGRPGISTNARPGRPGSSVGTGPGRPGVDPSTGSGRPGSGLGTGPGRPGICPSTGAKRPGSSLGTGPGRPGINPSTGPGRPGSGLGTTVKPKCTVVSETISSKNLVTRPSNGQINGMRSFQGHRPAFHPQGLGRPPINYKRQIEDDDDDEYDSEMDDFIEDEGEPQEEISKHIREIFGYDRKRYKDESDYALRYMESSWREQQKEEARSLRLGVQEDLEELRREEEELKRKRQSKKLRTR; encoded by the exons AAAAGGTACAGTTTGGCTGTTGGTCCTCCTAAAAAGGTTCCAAAAGTCAAGGGTGTAGAGTCTGCAGCAGTGCAAGCATTTCTTAAACggcaagaagaagaaaaaagaaaaaaag cactggaagaaagaagaaagaaggaagaactcTTGGCTAAGCGTATTGAACTGAAACATGACAGAAAGGCAAGAGCTATGGCCTCACgaacaaaagataatttttatggCTATAATGGCATTCCCATTgaagagaagtttaaaaaaaagaggtctTGTGAGAACATCACTCAGGCCCCAGAGGCTGAGTATGCAACGGAAGATGACACAGAGCAACTTGAATACAGTCAGACTGAATCTGAGCACGAGCAAGAAGAACATGAAGAGAAACCATCCAAACTTGCAGTGAAACCCAAAGCACCTCCCAAAAGTGCACCAGCACCTCTGAACTTCGCTGAGCTCTTAAGgcttgctgaaaaaaaacagtatgaaCCAGTGGAAATAAAAGTAGTGAAAAAGGTAGAAGAGAGACCCAGAACAGCGGAAGAATTGAGAGAGAGGGAGTATTTGGGACGGAAAAACAAGAGAGTAGACATGCATAAGAAAAGTGAGAAGGAGATTAAGAGTACAGGGTTATCGAGCTCTTCAAAAAAAGTTACTTCTCACAAAGAATCTGTAAATGCAAAACTTAACAGAAGCTCAATGGATAAACATTCTGCACTGAAAGGCAGTCTGTTGTCTACGAGTGGTACTGATAGGAAATCTAAAGCACCAGCACTGGCTGAAAAACACTTGCGGTCATCATCTTCCTCCAGAATTGATCAAATGGAAAAAGCCTCACAAAATGGTTCCTTAAAAAGCTCTACTGGTGGCAATCATAGTAAATTACCTGTCAATGGTACTGGAAAGTCTGGCTCAAGCTCTCAGGTGCCACCCTCAAAACCAGCAGCCAATGGGGCTCAGAGGATACCATCTGCTAAAGAATCCAGTCTGAAAAAGTCTGCCCATGCAAAATCAGGAAGTGCTTCAGCCCTTCAGCATGGAATCAACTCCAATGCAAAACGATCGGGCAGCAGCTTAGGAAAAGGAGGACCTGGACATCCAGGTGGTCGttcaggtgcaggacccgggCGACCAAGCAGCAATGCTGGTGTGGGACCTGGaaggccaggcagcagctcaaGCCTGGGACCTGAGCGACTGGGCAGTGGCTCAGGCATGGGACCTGGaaggctggctggcagctcGAGCACAGGACTGGGGCGACTAGGCAGCAGCTTGAGCACTGGACCAGGAAGGCCAGGCATCAGCACAAATGCCCGACCTGGGCGACCAGGCAGCAGCGTGGGTACAGGACCAGGAAGGCCAGGAGTCGACCCAAGCACTGGATCTGGGCGACCAGGCAGCGGCTTGGGAACAGGACCGGGAAGGCCAGGAATCTGTCCAAGCACAGGAGCTAAGCggccaggcagcagcttggGGACAGGACCAGGAAGGCCGGGCATCAACCCAAGCACAGGACCTGGGCGACCAGGCAGTGGCTTGGGTACAACTGTGAAACCAAAGTGTACTGTTGTATCGGAAACTATTTCTTCTAAAAACCTAGTCACAAGACCTAGCAATGGACAAATAAATGGAATGAGATCTTTTCAAGGGCATAGACCTGCATTTCATCCACAAG GTCTTGGAAGACCACCTATTAATTACAAGAGACAAAtagaagatgatgatgatgatgagtATGACTCTGAAATGGATGACTTCATTGAAGATGAAGGGGAGCCCCAAGAAGAAATATCAAAACATATTCGGGAAATATTTGGCTATGACCggaaaag ATACAAAGATGAAAGTGATTATGCCTTACGTTATAtggagagcagctggagagagcaacagaaagaagaagCTAGGAG CTTGAGACTCGGTGTTCAGGAGGACTTAGAAGAATTGAGACGGGAAGAAGAAGAATTAAAACGCAAGAGACAGTCTAAGAAGCTGAGGACACGTTAA
- the UEVLD gene encoding ubiquitin-conjugating enzyme E2 variant 3 isoform X1, with protein MAFSEETLRKQLGKRRLDFTKLLLTAVKEEKRYYKFRDLTIEELKNVNKSYPNFTFSMNTYTFKDGSQKDLLNFTGTVPVRYGNSYNIPIHLWILDSHPFAPPICFLKPTVNMGILVGKHVDAHGRIYLPYLQNWSHPKSTVIGLIKEMVTKFEEELPLYSLSSSDAARQAELLSYIAKVTEGVTDMKSKSEFGGGKSEGCFNKITVVGAGDLGIACVLAVAAKGAADRVVLLDLSEGAAKGGTMDLEIFALPNVEISKDFSASADSKVVVLTVNSLGNAQTYLDVIQSNVDLFRGIIPAISHYSQNTVLLVASHPVEVMTYVSWKLSAFPKSRVIGVGANLDTERFQYILANLLKAQVLAKDAWIIGEQGEDKVPLWTSCNLVANQMEAVAARNSREKVASRAMEVLKGKGQRSWSVGLSVADLTDSILKDKRKVHSVSTLAKGCCNINSEVFLSLPCILGTSGVIEMVKLEEDPLVQEKLQSSAGLIHDLQQQLKL; from the exons ATGGCGTTCTCGGAGGAAACGCTGAGGAAGCAGCTGGGCAAG AGGAGACTGGATTTTACTAAGCTTCTGCTCACAGCTGTAAAGGAGGAGAAACGCTAT tATAAGTTCAGAGACCTGACCATAGAAGAGCTAAAGAATGTTAACAAGAGCTATCCAAACTTCACGTTCTCCATGAACACATACA cctTCAAGGATGGATCCCAGAAGGACCTCCTGAATTTTACTGGGACTGTTCCAGTGAGATATG GTAATTCCTATAACATACCTATTCATCTGTGGATTCTGGATTCTCATCCCTTTGCTCCTCCTATTTGCTTCTTAAAGCCAACTGTGAACATGGGCATTTTAGTGGGAAAGCATGTTGATGCTCACGGCAGGATTTATTTGCCTTACCTGCAAAACTGGAGCCAT cCTAAGTCAACTGTCATTGGATTGATCAAGGAAATGGTTACAAAATTTGAGGAAGAGCTGCCTTTGTATTCGCTTTCATCTTCCgatgcagccaggcaggcagaacTTCTGTCCTACATTGCAAAGGTTACTGAAG GAGTGACTGACATGAAATCAAAGAGTGAATTTGGTGGAGGCAAAAGTGAAGGATGTTTTAACAAAATTACTGTTGTTGGAGCTGGAGATCTTGGCATTGCGTGTGTGCTAGCAGTTGCAGCAAAG GGTGCTGCAGACAGGGTGGTTCTTCTGGATCTTTCTGAAGGTGCAGCAAAAGGAGGGACCATGGACTTGGAGATCTTTGCTCTGCCAAATGTGGAGATCAGCAAAG atttttctgcttcagctgatTCAAAAGTTGTGGTACTTACAGTTAATTCTCTGGGTAATGCTCAGACTTACCTTGATGTAATACAAAGCAACGTGGATTTGTTCAGAGGAATTATCCCAGCAATATCGCACTACAGTCAGAACACTGTTCTCCTTGTTGCTTCTCATCCAG TTGAAGTAATGACATATGTGTCATGGAAGCTGAGCGCGTTTCCGAAAAGCAGAGTTATTGGAGTAGGTGCCAACCTAGATACTGAGAGGTTTCAGTATATACTGGCAAATCTTTTGAAAGCTCAGGTGCTGGCAAAAGATGCTTGGATTATTGGTGAACAAGGGGAAGACAAAG TACCATTGTGGACCAGTTGTAATTTAGTTGCAAATCAAATGGAAGCAGTGGCTGCTCGTAACTCAAGAGAAAAGGTGGCTAGCAG AGCTATGGAAGTTCTGAAGGGAAAAGGCCAGAGGTCTTGGTCTGTTGGGCTCTCAGTGGCTGATTTGACGGACAGTATactgaaagataaaagaaaggTTCATTCAGTATCCACTCTGGCAAAG GGATGTTGCAATATAAACAGTGAAGTATTCTTAAGTCTACCGTGTATTCTTGGAACCAGTGGAGTGATTGAAATGGTCAAACTAGAAGAAGATCCACTAGTGCAAGAGAAActgcaaagcagtgcgggaTTAATTCATGACCTTCAGCAGCAACTGAAACT GTAG
- the SPTY2D1 gene encoding protein SPT2 homolog isoform X2: MPRPRRGSGTKAGKFWMCAALPGAFVSTAEEQPATAARGCWRKKRYSLAVGPPKKVPKVKGVESAAVQAFLKRQEEEKRKKALEERRKKEELLAKRIELKHDRKARAMASRTKDNFYGYNGIPIEEKFKKKRSCENITQAPEAEYATEDDTEQLEYSQTESEHEQEEHEEKPSKLAVKPKAPPKSAPAPLNFAELLRLAEKKQYEPVEIKVVKKVEERPRTAEELREREYLGRKNKRVDMHKKSEKEIKSTGLSSSSKKVTSHKESVNAKLNRSSMDKHSALKGSLLSTSGTDRKSKAPALAEKHLRSSSSSRIDQMEKASQNGSLKSSTGGNHSKLPVNGTGKSGSSSQVPPSKPAANGAQRIPSAKESSLKKSAHAKSGSASALQHGINSNAKRSGSSLGKGGPGHPGGRSGAGPGRPSSNAGVGPGRPGSSSSLGPERLGSGSGMGPGRLAGSSSTGLGRLGSSLSTGPGRPGISTNARPGRPGSSVGTGPGRPGVDPSTGSGRPGSSLGTGPGRPGINPSTGPGRPGSGLGTTVKPKCTVVSETISSKNLVTRPSNGQINGMRSFQGHRPAFHPQGLGRPPINYKRQIEDDDDDEYDSEMDDFIEDEGEPQEEISKHIREIFGYDRKRYKDESDYALRYMESSWREQQKEEARSLRLGVQEDLEELRREEEELKRKRQSKKLRTR, encoded by the exons AAAAGGTACAGTTTGGCTGTTGGTCCTCCTAAAAAGGTTCCAAAAGTCAAGGGTGTAGAGTCTGCAGCAGTGCAAGCATTTCTTAAACggcaagaagaagaaaaaagaaaaaaag cactggaagaaagaagaaagaaggaagaactcTTGGCTAAGCGTATTGAACTGAAACATGACAGAAAGGCAAGAGCTATGGCCTCACgaacaaaagataatttttatggCTATAATGGCATTCCCATTgaagagaagtttaaaaaaaagaggtctTGTGAGAACATCACTCAGGCCCCAGAGGCTGAGTATGCAACGGAAGATGACACAGAGCAACTTGAATACAGTCAGACTGAATCTGAGCACGAGCAAGAAGAACATGAAGAGAAACCATCCAAACTTGCAGTGAAACCCAAAGCACCTCCCAAAAGTGCACCAGCACCTCTGAACTTCGCTGAGCTCTTAAGgcttgctgaaaaaaaacagtatgaaCCAGTGGAAATAAAAGTAGTGAAAAAGGTAGAAGAGAGACCCAGAACAGCGGAAGAATTGAGAGAGAGGGAGTATTTGGGACGGAAAAACAAGAGAGTAGACATGCATAAGAAAAGTGAGAAGGAGATTAAGAGTACAGGGTTATCGAGCTCTTCAAAAAAAGTTACTTCTCACAAAGAATCTGTAAATGCAAAACTTAACAGAAGCTCAATGGATAAACATTCTGCACTGAAAGGCAGTCTGTTGTCTACGAGTGGTACTGATAGGAAATCTAAAGCACCAGCACTGGCTGAAAAACACTTGCGGTCATCATCTTCCTCCAGAATTGATCAAATGGAAAAAGCCTCACAAAATGGTTCCTTAAAAAGCTCTACTGGTGGCAATCATAGTAAATTACCTGTCAATGGTACTGGAAAGTCTGGCTCAAGCTCTCAGGTGCCACCCTCAAAACCAGCAGCCAATGGGGCTCAGAGGATACCATCTGCTAAAGAATCCAGTCTGAAAAAGTCTGCCCATGCAAAATCAGGAAGTGCTTCAGCCCTTCAGCATGGAATCAACTCCAATGCAAAACGATCGGGCAGCAGCTTAGGAAAAGGAGGACCTGGACATCCAGGTGGTCGttcaggtgcaggacccgggCGACCAAGCAGCAATGCTGGTGTGGGACCTGGaaggccaggcagcagctcaaGCCTGGGACCTGAGCGACTGGGCAGTGGCTCAGGCATGGGACCTGGaaggctggctggcagctcGAGCACAGGACTGGGGCGACTAGGCAGCAGCTTGAGCACTGGACCAGGAAGGCCAGGCATCAGCACAAATGCCCGACCTGGGCGACCAGGCAGCAGCGTGGGTACAGGACCAGGAAGGCCAGGAGTCGACCCAAGCACTGGATCTGGGCGACCAG gcagcagcttggGGACAGGACCAGGAAGGCCGGGCATCAACCCAAGCACAGGACCTGGGCGACCAGGCAGTGGCTTGGGTACAACTGTGAAACCAAAGTGTACTGTTGTATCGGAAACTATTTCTTCTAAAAACCTAGTCACAAGACCTAGCAATGGACAAATAAATGGAATGAGATCTTTTCAAGGGCATAGACCTGCATTTCATCCACAAG GTCTTGGAAGACCACCTATTAATTACAAGAGACAAAtagaagatgatgatgatgatgagtATGACTCTGAAATGGATGACTTCATTGAAGATGAAGGGGAGCCCCAAGAAGAAATATCAAAACATATTCGGGAAATATTTGGCTATGACCggaaaag ATACAAAGATGAAAGTGATTATGCCTTACGTTATAtggagagcagctggagagagcaacagaaagaagaagCTAGGAG CTTGAGACTCGGTGTTCAGGAGGACTTAGAAGAATTGAGACGGGAAGAAGAAGAATTAAAACGCAAGAGACAGTCTAAGAAGCTGAGGACACGTTAA
- the UEVLD gene encoding ubiquitin-conjugating enzyme E2 variant 3 isoform X2, whose translation MAFSEETLRKQLGKYKFRDLTIEELKNVNKSYPNFTFSMNTYTFKDGSQKDLLNFTGTVPVRYGNSYNIPIHLWILDSHPFAPPICFLKPTVNMGILVGKHVDAHGRIYLPYLQNWSHPKSTVIGLIKEMVTKFEEELPLYSLSSSDAARQAELLSYIAKVTEGVTDMKSKSEFGGGKSEGCFNKITVVGAGDLGIACVLAVAAKGAADRVVLLDLSEGAAKGGTMDLEIFALPNVEISKDFSASADSKVVVLTVNSLGNAQTYLDVIQSNVDLFRGIIPAISHYSQNTVLLVASHPVEVMTYVSWKLSAFPKSRVIGVGANLDTERFQYILANLLKAQVLAKDAWIIGEQGEDKVPLWTSCNLVANQMEAVAARNSREKVASRAMEVLKGKGQRSWSVGLSVADLTDSILKDKRKVHSVSTLAKGCCNINSEVFLSLPCILGTSGVIEMVKLEEDPLVQEKLQSSAGLIHDLQQQLKL comes from the exons ATGGCGTTCTCGGAGGAAACGCTGAGGAAGCAGCTGGGCAAG tATAAGTTCAGAGACCTGACCATAGAAGAGCTAAAGAATGTTAACAAGAGCTATCCAAACTTCACGTTCTCCATGAACACATACA cctTCAAGGATGGATCCCAGAAGGACCTCCTGAATTTTACTGGGACTGTTCCAGTGAGATATG GTAATTCCTATAACATACCTATTCATCTGTGGATTCTGGATTCTCATCCCTTTGCTCCTCCTATTTGCTTCTTAAAGCCAACTGTGAACATGGGCATTTTAGTGGGAAAGCATGTTGATGCTCACGGCAGGATTTATTTGCCTTACCTGCAAAACTGGAGCCAT cCTAAGTCAACTGTCATTGGATTGATCAAGGAAATGGTTACAAAATTTGAGGAAGAGCTGCCTTTGTATTCGCTTTCATCTTCCgatgcagccaggcaggcagaacTTCTGTCCTACATTGCAAAGGTTACTGAAG GAGTGACTGACATGAAATCAAAGAGTGAATTTGGTGGAGGCAAAAGTGAAGGATGTTTTAACAAAATTACTGTTGTTGGAGCTGGAGATCTTGGCATTGCGTGTGTGCTAGCAGTTGCAGCAAAG GGTGCTGCAGACAGGGTGGTTCTTCTGGATCTTTCTGAAGGTGCAGCAAAAGGAGGGACCATGGACTTGGAGATCTTTGCTCTGCCAAATGTGGAGATCAGCAAAG atttttctgcttcagctgatTCAAAAGTTGTGGTACTTACAGTTAATTCTCTGGGTAATGCTCAGACTTACCTTGATGTAATACAAAGCAACGTGGATTTGTTCAGAGGAATTATCCCAGCAATATCGCACTACAGTCAGAACACTGTTCTCCTTGTTGCTTCTCATCCAG TTGAAGTAATGACATATGTGTCATGGAAGCTGAGCGCGTTTCCGAAAAGCAGAGTTATTGGAGTAGGTGCCAACCTAGATACTGAGAGGTTTCAGTATATACTGGCAAATCTTTTGAAAGCTCAGGTGCTGGCAAAAGATGCTTGGATTATTGGTGAACAAGGGGAAGACAAAG TACCATTGTGGACCAGTTGTAATTTAGTTGCAAATCAAATGGAAGCAGTGGCTGCTCGTAACTCAAGAGAAAAGGTGGCTAGCAG AGCTATGGAAGTTCTGAAGGGAAAAGGCCAGAGGTCTTGGTCTGTTGGGCTCTCAGTGGCTGATTTGACGGACAGTATactgaaagataaaagaaaggTTCATTCAGTATCCACTCTGGCAAAG GGATGTTGCAATATAAACAGTGAAGTATTCTTAAGTCTACCGTGTATTCTTGGAACCAGTGGAGTGATTGAAATGGTCAAACTAGAAGAAGATCCACTAGTGCAAGAGAAActgcaaagcagtgcgggaTTAATTCATGACCTTCAGCAGCAACTGAAACTGTAA
- the SPTY2D1 gene encoding protein SPT2 homolog isoform X1 codes for MPRPRRGSGTKAGKFWMCAALPGAFVSTAEEQPATAARGCWRKKRYSLAVGPPKKVPKVKGVESAAVQAFLKRQEEEKRKKALEERRKKEELLAKRIELKHDRKARAMASRTKDNFYGYNGIPIEEKFKKKRSCENITQAPEAEYATEDDTEQLEYSQTESEHEQEEHEEKPSKLAVKPKAPPKSAPAPLNFAELLRLAEKKQYEPVEIKVVKKVEERPRTAEELREREYLGRKNKRVDMHKKSEKEIKSTGLSSSSKKVTSHKESVNAKLNRSSMDKHSALKGSLLSTSGTDRKSKAPALAEKHLRSSSSSRIDQMEKASQNGSLKSSTGGNHSKLPVNGTGKSGSSSQVPPSKPAANGAQRIPSAKESSLKKSAHAKSGSASALQHGINSNAKRSGSSLGKGGPGHPGGRSGAGPGRPSSNAGVGPGRPGSSSSLGPERLGSGSGMGPGRLAGSSSTGLGRLGSSLSTGPGRPGISTNARPGRPGSSVGTGPGRPGVDPSTGSGRPGSGLGTGPGRPGICPSTGAKRPGSSLGTGPGRPGINPSTGPGRPGSGLGTTVKPKCTVVSETISSKNLVTRPSNGQINGMRSFQGHRPAFHPQGLGRPPINYKRQIEDDDDDEYDSEMDDFIEDEGEPQEEISKHIREIFGYDRKRYKDESDYALRYMESSWREQQKEEARSLRLGVQEDLEELRREEEELKRKRQSKKLRTR; via the exons AAAAGGTACAGTTTGGCTGTTGGTCCTCCTAAAAAGGTTCCAAAAGTCAAGGGTGTAGAGTCTGCAGCAGTGCAAGCATTTCTTAAACggcaagaagaagaaaaaagaaaaaaag cactggaagaaagaagaaagaaggaagaactcTTGGCTAAGCGTATTGAACTGAAACATGACAGAAAGGCAAGAGCTATGGCCTCACgaacaaaagataatttttatggCTATAATGGCATTCCCATTgaagagaagtttaaaaaaaagaggtctTGTGAGAACATCACTCAGGCCCCAGAGGCTGAGTATGCAACGGAAGATGACACAGAGCAACTTGAATACAGTCAGACTGAATCTGAGCACGAGCAAGAAGAACATGAAGAGAAACCATCCAAACTTGCAGTGAAACCCAAAGCACCTCCCAAAAGTGCACCAGCACCTCTGAACTTCGCTGAGCTCTTAAGgcttgctgaaaaaaaacagtatgaaCCAGTGGAAATAAAAGTAGTGAAAAAGGTAGAAGAGAGACCCAGAACAGCGGAAGAATTGAGAGAGAGGGAGTATTTGGGACGGAAAAACAAGAGAGTAGACATGCATAAGAAAAGTGAGAAGGAGATTAAGAGTACAGGGTTATCGAGCTCTTCAAAAAAAGTTACTTCTCACAAAGAATCTGTAAATGCAAAACTTAACAGAAGCTCAATGGATAAACATTCTGCACTGAAAGGCAGTCTGTTGTCTACGAGTGGTACTGATAGGAAATCTAAAGCACCAGCACTGGCTGAAAAACACTTGCGGTCATCATCTTCCTCCAGAATTGATCAAATGGAAAAAGCCTCACAAAATGGTTCCTTAAAAAGCTCTACTGGTGGCAATCATAGTAAATTACCTGTCAATGGTACTGGAAAGTCTGGCTCAAGCTCTCAGGTGCCACCCTCAAAACCAGCAGCCAATGGGGCTCAGAGGATACCATCTGCTAAAGAATCCAGTCTGAAAAAGTCTGCCCATGCAAAATCAGGAAGTGCTTCAGCCCTTCAGCATGGAATCAACTCCAATGCAAAACGATCGGGCAGCAGCTTAGGAAAAGGAGGACCTGGACATCCAGGTGGTCGttcaggtgcaggacccgggCGACCAAGCAGCAATGCTGGTGTGGGACCTGGaaggccaggcagcagctcaaGCCTGGGACCTGAGCGACTGGGCAGTGGCTCAGGCATGGGACCTGGaaggctggctggcagctcGAGCACAGGACTGGGGCGACTAGGCAGCAGCTTGAGCACTGGACCAGGAAGGCCAGGCATCAGCACAAATGCCCGACCTGGGCGACCAGGCAGCAGCGTGGGTACAGGACCAGGAAGGCCAGGAGTCGACCCAAGCACTGGATCTGGGCGACCAGGCAGCGGCTTGGGAACAGGACCGGGAAGGCCAGGAATCTGTCCAAGCACAGGAGCTAAGCggccaggcagcagcttggGGACAGGACCAGGAAGGCCGGGCATCAACCCAAGCACAGGACCTGGGCGACCAGGCAGTGGCTTGGGTACAACTGTGAAACCAAAGTGTACTGTTGTATCGGAAACTATTTCTTCTAAAAACCTAGTCACAAGACCTAGCAATGGACAAATAAATGGAATGAGATCTTTTCAAGGGCATAGACCTGCATTTCATCCACAAG GTCTTGGAAGACCACCTATTAATTACAAGAGACAAAtagaagatgatgatgatgatgagtATGACTCTGAAATGGATGACTTCATTGAAGATGAAGGGGAGCCCCAAGAAGAAATATCAAAACATATTCGGGAAATATTTGGCTATGACCggaaaag ATACAAAGATGAAAGTGATTATGCCTTACGTTATAtggagagcagctggagagagcaacagaaagaagaagCTAGGAG CTTGAGACTCGGTGTTCAGGAGGACTTAGAAGAATTGAGACGGGAAGAAGAAGAATTAAAACGCAAGAGACAGTCTAAGAAGCTGAGGACACGTTAA